CTCCACGTCGTCGGCGAGTCGATGCGAGACGCCGGCATCCTCGACGGCGACTGGGTCGTCGTCCGCTCTCAGCCTGTCGCCGAGGAGGGCGAGTTCGTCGCCGCGCTTCTCGACGGCGAAGCAACCGTCAAGGAGTTCCACCGCGATTCCACCGGCGTGTGGCTCATTCCCCACAACGACGCCTTCTCCCCCATCAAGGGCGACGAAGCCCAGATCATGGGCCGCGTCGTGTCGGTGTTCCGGACTCTCTAGCCCGCCCGCTGTGCACTGGCCTCTACACTGGGCGGGGTACGTCGCAGACGTGAAACTTCAAGCAGAAAGGTTTCCCACCATGGCCTCTACAACCGTGAAAGTCGGTTCCACCGTTGGGCTCCACGCACGCCCCGCGTCCGTCATCGCCGAAGCGGCGGGAGAGTACGACGAGGACATCACCCTGACCCTGGTCGGCGAAGACGACGAGGACGGCGCGGACGCCGCCTCCTCGCTGATGATCATGGCTATGGGGGCGGAGTTCGGAGACGAGGTGACCGTCACCTCCGCCAACGCCGAGGCCGTGGAGAAGATCGCCGAACTTATTGCATCCAATCTCGACGGCTAGGCCGCCCGCTCCCACCCGAGGGGCGCGCCCGGTCCGGTCGCGCCCGAACTTTTGATGCGCTCGGAGGCAACGCATGCACGCAGAAGAACGCAAACGGCAGATCGCGTCGCTGACGGCCATTGAAGGCCGGGTCAGCGTCACCGAGCTCGCCGAGCGCTTTAACGTCACCGCCGAAACTATCCGGCGCGACCTCGCCGCCCTAAGCAGGGAGGGCAGCGTCCACCGGGTCCACGGGGGCGCGGTGGCCAGCCAGTCCTTCCTCACCGCCGAAATGCCGCTCGATGCCCGCTACCGCTCCGCTTCCGCGGCGAAGACCGCGATTGCCCGCGCCGCCCTCGACTACCTGCCGGACTCTTCCGAAGACGGAATCTTCCTCGACTCCGGGTCGACAATCAGCAGCCTGGCCACCCTGCTTGTCGATGACCCCCGGACGACGTCGTGGCCCATCGTGACCCGCTCGCTGCCCGTCGCATTGGAGCTGTCGGGCGAGGGGATGACCAACGTGCAGCTGCTGGGCGGCACCGTGCGCGCCCTCTCCCAGGCCGTTGTCGGCGACACGCCGCTTCGTACCCTTGCGCTCATGACCGCCGACGTCGCCTTCATCGGCACCAACGCCCTGACCGTCGACCACGGCCTGTCCTCGGCGGACCCGCAGGAAGCTGCGGTCAAGGCGGCGATGATGACCAACGCCCGCAAGGTAGTGGTGCTGTGCGATGCGACAAAGCTAGGGACGGACTACCTGGTGAGCTTCGCCGGCCTGGCGGACATCGACGTGCTCATCATCGACGACGCCGCACCCACCTCATTGCTCACCGAGTTCGAAAATCACGGGATCGAACTCGTCGTTGTGAGCGGCGCGTAGCCTCAGCCTGCGCAAACCCGTCGTAGCTTCCCTCCCCGATGGCGCGAAACGCCCACCGCATCAGTGGGTACACCGCGATGATGCCCACCGACCCCAGCGCGATGCCCTCGAGCTGGACCGGGCCTACCGTCAGAGACAGGTTGCCGATGCCCACAATCAGCGCCACCGCCGCGGCCGTGAGGTTAGCGGGGTTGGTGAAGTCCACGCGGTTGTCCTGCCAGATGCGGACGCCGAGCATACCGATGAGTCCGTAGAGCACCAGGCAGGCCCCGCCCAGAACCCCCACGGGAATGGTGAAAATCACCGCGCCGAACTTCGGGATGAACGCCAGGGCGATCGCGAAAAGCGCGGCGACCCAGTAGGCAGCCGTTGAGTACACGCGCGTCGCCGCCATGACCCCGATGTTCTCGGCGTAGGTGGTTGTTGCCGAGCCGCCGAATCCACCCGCGAGCGTGGTGGCCACGCCGTCGCCGATGAGGGCGCGGCCCTGGTAGCCGTCGAGGTTTTTCCCGGTCATCTCCCCCACCGCCTTGACGTGCCCGACATTTTCCGCAACAAGCACGACGACCGCGGGCAGCGTGACAAGCACGGCCGAGAGATGAAACTGCGGCGTGTGGAACTGCGGCAACCCGATCCACGGTGCCTGCGAGATCTGCTCCAGGGCGTCCTCCGCGAGCCCTCCGCTGACAGCCGCGCTGACCCAGCCGGCCACGACCCCGGCGAGGATGCTCAGCCGCGCCGCCATGCCGCGCGTCGCCACGGTAAAAACCAGGATTGTCCCGAGAGTCACACACGCGATGAGCGG
This is a stretch of genomic DNA from Corynebacterium auris. It encodes these proteins:
- a CDS encoding DeoR/GlpR family DNA-binding transcription regulator is translated as MHAEERKRQIASLTAIEGRVSVTELAERFNVTAETIRRDLAALSREGSVHRVHGGAVASQSFLTAEMPLDARYRSASAAKTAIARAALDYLPDSSEDGIFLDSGSTISSLATLLVDDPRTTSWPIVTRSLPVALELSGEGMTNVQLLGGTVRALSQAVVGDTPLRTLALMTADVAFIGTNALTVDHGLSSADPQEAAVKAAMMTNARKVVVLCDATKLGTDYLVSFAGLADIDVLIIDDAAPTSLLTEFENHGIELVVVSGA
- a CDS encoding uracil-xanthine permease family protein — encoded protein: MSNFIGWAVHGDGRSVSPGSVVAPDERLNWPRTIGIGMQHVVAMFGATLLVPTLTGFPVNTTLLFSGLGTIIFLLLTRNKVPSYLGSSFAFIAPLTASQQYGIGAQLGGVLVTGLALILIGGIVGAAGKRVIEAVMPPVVTGAIVALIGFNLAPTAVANVEKQPLIACVTLGTILVFTVATRGMAARLSILAGVVAGWVSAAVSGGLAEDALEQISQAPWIGLPQFHTPQFHLSAVLVTLPAVVVLVAENVGHVKAVGEMTGKNLDGYQGRALIGDGVATTLAGGFGGSATTTYAENIGVMAATRVYSTAAYWVAALFAIALAFIPKFGAVIFTIPVGVLGGACLVLYGLIGMLGVRIWQDNRVDFTNPANLTAAAVALIVGIGNLSLTVGPVQLEGIALGSVGIIAVYPLMRWAFRAIGEGSYDGFAQAEATRRSQRRVRSRDFRTR
- a CDS encoding HPr family phosphocarrier protein — its product is MASTTVKVGSTVGLHARPASVIAEAAGEYDEDITLTLVGEDDEDGADAASSLMIMAMGAEFGDEVTVTSANAEAVEKIAELIASNLDG